A window of the Sardina pilchardus chromosome 21, fSarPil1.1, whole genome shotgun sequence genome harbors these coding sequences:
- the stag2b gene encoding cohesin subunit SA-2 isoform X4, producing MIAAPELQTEFHYPQDTDTRFSSDTDFDDPDGRIATQGKGKAKKGKKGPGEKGRGGAVGKGGLGRMNGHHQENGMESMMLFEVVKLGKSAMQSVVDDWIESYKNDRDIALLDLINFFIQCSGCKGVVSSDMFRHMQNSEIIRKMTEEFDEDSGDYPLTMSGPQWKKFKASFCEFIGVLVRQCQYSIIYDEYMMDTVISLLTGLSDSQVRAFRHTSTLAAMKLMTALVNVALNLSINMDNTQRQYEAERNKMIGKRANERLELLLQKRKELQENQDEIENMMNAIFKGVFVHRYRDAIAEIRAICIEEIGVWMKMYSDAFLNDSYLKYVGWTMHDKQGEVRLKCLTALQGLYYNRELNSKLELFTSRFKDRIVSMTLDKEYDVAVQAIKLLTLVLHSSDEVLTPEDCESVYHLVYSAHRPVAIAAGEFLFKKLFSHRDPEDDSMPKRRGRQSLNATLLKTTVFFFLESELHEHAAYLVDSMWECAADLLKDWECMISLLLDETLPGEEALTDRQETALIEILLCTIRQAAECHPPVGRGTGKRVLTAKEKKTQLDDRTRMTELFAVALPPLLAKYSVDAEKVTNLLQLPQFFDLEIYTTGRLEKHLESLLRQIREIVEKHTDTDVLEVCSKTFHSLCNEEYTIFNRVDIARSQLLDEQVDKFSRLLEDFLQEGEDLDDDDAYQVLSTLKRITAFHNAHDLSKWDLFTSNYKLLNSGIENGDMPEQIVIHALQCTHYVILWHLAKVSDGPSKKEDMVTLRKQMRAFCLMCQRYLTNVNTAVKEQAFTILCDVMMIFSHQIMSGGREMLEPLVYSPDSSLQSELLSFILDHVFIDQDDDSSTDDEAGKIEALHKRRNLLAAYCKLIIYNVVEMNTGADIFKQYMRYYNDYGDIIKETMSKTRQIDKIQCAKTLILSLQQLFHEMVSDLGLNFDRSSSSFCGIKELARRFSLTFGLDQVKTREAIAMLHKDGIEFAFKEPSPQGEGNPPAHLAFLDILSEFSSKLMRQDKRTVHTYLERFMTFQMTLQREDCWLPLISYRNSLQAGGDDDTMSVVSGISSRGSSIRSKKAKPATGKRKLAEEESSSSSSDMWLNREQTMQTPVMMPSPHLTSTAMRDPKRMRPEDSYMGVYGMAPDQSQQPPTPQPQPPPQQQQPPTPQQHPHPQTPQPQHHHQSPMDYNTQVSWMLAQRQQEEVRQQQERAMNYAKLRSNLQHAIRRNTGLMEDDEEPIVEDVMMSSEGRIEDLNEGMDFDTMDIDLPPSKNRRERSELKPDFFDPASIMDESVLGVSMF from the exons GCCAAGAAGGGCAAGAAAGGCCCGGGTGAGAAGGGCAGAGGTGGAGCGGTGGGCAAGGGAGGACTCGGCCGCATGAATGGACACCACCAGGAGAACGGCATGGAGAGCATGATGCTGTTTGAGGTGGTCAAGCTGGGCAAGAGTGCCATGCAg TCTGTTGTTGATGACTGGATCGAGTCATACAAGAACGACCGGGACATCGCACTCCTGGACTTGATCAACTTCTTCATACAGTGCTCAGGATGTAAAG GAGTGGTCAGCAGTGACATGTTCCGGCATATGCAGAACTCTGAGATCATCCGCAAGATGACGGAAGAGTTTGATGAG GACAGTGGCGACTACCCTTTAACCATGTCGGGGCCGCAGTGGAAGAAATTCAAGGCCAGCTTTTGCGAGTTCATCGGCGTGCTCGTGCGGCAGTGTCAGTACAGCATCATCTACGACGAGTACATGATGGACACGGTCATCTCGCTGCTCACCGGCCTCTCCGACTCACAGGTCCGCGCCTTCAGGCACACCAGCACGCTCGCAG CCATGAAGCTGATGACAGCCTTAGTGAATGTGGCGCTGAACCTCAGCATCAACATGGACAACACGCAGCGCCAATACGAAGCCGAGCGCAACAAGATGATCGGCAAGCGCGCCAACGAGCGGCTGGAGCTGTTGCTGCAGAAGCGCAAGGAG CTTCAAGAAAATCAGGATGAAATTGAAAACATGATGAATGCAATTTTCAAAGGTGTCTTCGTCCACCGATACAG AGACGCGATCGCTGAGATCCGTGCCATCTGCATCGAGGAGATCGGTGTGTGGATGAAAATGTACAGTGACGCCTTCCTAAACGACAGCTACCTGAAGTACGTGGGTTGGACCATGCACGACAAG CAAGGTGAGGTGCGACTGAAGTGCCTCACAGCTCTGCAGGGTCTTTACTACAACCGCGAGCTCAACAGCAAGCTGGAGCTTTTCACCAGCCGCTTCAAG GACCGGATTGTATCAATGACGTTGGACAAGGAGTACGACGTCGCCGTGCAAGCAATAAAACTGCTCACtcttgtgttaca TAGCAGTGATGAGGTCTTGACCCCCGAGGACTGCGAGAGCGTCTATCACCTGGTCTACTCCGCTCACCGGCCGGTTGCCATTGCAGCTGGAGAATTCCTCTTTAAAAA ACTCTTCAGTCACCGGGACCCTGAGGACGATAGCATGCCCAAGAGGCGAGGCCGCCAGAGCCTGAACGCCACTCTCCTCAAAACCACCGTCTTCTTCTTCCTGGAGAGCGAG CTCCACGAGCATGCGGCCTACCTGGTGGACAGCATGTGGGAATGTGCCGCTGACCTGCTGAAGGACTGGGAGTGCATGATCAGCCTGCTGCTGGACGAGACCTTACCAGGGGAGGAAG CTCTGACGGACAGGCAGGAAACGGCCCTGATTGAGATCCTGCTGTGCACCATACGCCAGGCTGCCGAGTGCCACCCGCCTGTTGGTCGTGGCACAGGAAAGAGG GTGCTGACagcgaaggaaaaaaaaacacagctggACGACAGGACGAGAATGACCGAGCTCTTTGCCGTCGCCCTGCCTCCTTTGCTGGCTAAG TACTCCGTGGATGCAGAGAAGGTGACCAACCTGTTGCAGTTACCGCAGTTCTTCGACCTGGAGATCTACACCACGGGGAGGCTGGAGAAG CATCTGGAATCGTTGCTGAGACAAATCAGGGAGATCGTGGAGAAGCACACGGACACGGACGTCCTGGAGGTCTGCTCCAAGACCTTCCACTCGCTGTGCAACGAGGAGTACACCATCTTCAACCGCGTGGACATCGCCCGCAGCCAGCTCCTGGACGAGCAGGTGGACAAGTTCAGCCGGCTGCTGGAGGACTTCCTGCAGGAG GGGGAAGACCTCGATGACGATGACGCGTACCAGGTGTTGTCCACACTCAAGAGGATCACGGCTTTCCACAA TGCCCATGACCTCTCCAAATGGGACCTGTTCACCAGCAACTACAAGTTACTGAACTCTGGCATAGAGAATGGGGATATGCCTGAACAG ATTGTGATTCATGCGCTCCAGTGCACCCACTATGTCATCCTGTGGCACTTAGCCAAGGTGTCGGATGGCCCCTCCAAAAAG GAGGACATGGTGACCCTGAGGAAGCAGATGAGGGCCTTCTGCCTGATGTGTCAGCGCTATCTGACCAATGTCAACACTGCCGTCAAGGAACAG GCCTTCACCATCTTATGCGACGTGATGATGATCTTCAGTCATCAGATCATGTCTGGTGGTCGCGAGATGCTGGAGCCTCTGGTCTACAGTCCAGACTCCTCCCTCCAGTCGGAGCTGCTCAGCTTCATACTGGACCACGTCTTCATCGACCAAGACGATGACTCCAGCACCG ATGACGAAGCTGGGAAGATCGAGGCCCTGCACAAGAGGAGGAACCTCCTGGCCGCCTACTGCAAGCTCATCATCTACAACGTTGTCGAGATGAACACTGGAGCCGATATATTCAAGCAGTACATGAGG tattatAACGACTATGGAGATATCATCAAGGAGACCATGAGCAAGACGAGACAGATTGACAAGATCCAGTGCGCAAAAACACTAATCTTGAGCTTGCAGCAG cTGTTCCATGAGATGGTGTCGGATCTGGGCCTCAACTTTGACCGCTCGTCCTCGTCCTTCTGCGGGATCAAAGAGCTGGCGCGGCGCTTCTCGCTCACGTTCGGCCTGGACCAGGTCAAGACCAGAGAGGCCATCGCCATGCTGCACAA gGACGGCATAGAATTTGCCTTCAAGGAGCCCAGTCCGCAGGGGGAGGGCAACCCACCGGCCCACCTGGCCTTCCTGGACATACTCAGCGAGTTCTCTTCCAAGCTCATGAGACAGGACAAAAGGACTGT TCACACGTACCTGGAGCGGTTCATGACGTTCCAGATGACCCTGCAGAGGGAGGACTGCTGGCTGCCGCTCATCTCCTACAGGAACTCGCTGCAGGCGGGCGGAGACGACGACACCATGTCGGTGGTCAGCGGCATCAGCAGCCGCGGCTCCTCCATCAGGAGCAAGAAGGCCAAACCCGCCACGGGCAAGAGGAAACTGGCCGAAG aggagagcagcagcagtagcagcgaCATGTGGCTGAACCGCGAGCAGACTATGCAGACGCCCGTCATGATGCCCTCGCCGCACCTCACCTCCACGGCCATGCGCGACCCCAAGCGCATGCGGCCCGAGGACAGCTACATGGGCGTGTACGGCATGGCGCCCGACCAGTCGCAGCAGCCGCCCACCCCGCAGCCCCAGCCGcctccgcagcagcagcagccccccaCACCCCAGCAGCACCCCCACCCGCAGACCCCTCAGccgcagcaccaccaccagtccCCCATGGACTACAA CACCCAGGTGTCCTGGATGTTGGCTCAGcggcagcaggaggaggtgcggcagcagcaggagcgCGCCATGAACTACGCCAAGCTCAGGAGCAACCTGCAGCATGCCAt TCGCAGAAACACAGGTCTCATGGAGGATGATGAAGAGCCAATCGTAGAGGACGTGATGATGTCATCGGAAGGTCGTATCGAGGACCTCAACGAGGGCATGGACTTTGACACCATGGATATTGATCTG CCGCCATCGAAAAATCGCCGGGAGAGGTCAGAGCTGAAACCCGACTTCTTTGACCCGGCATCGATCATGGACGAGTCT GTCCTTGGAGTTTCCATGTTTTAA
- the stag2b gene encoding cohesin subunit SA-2 isoform X2, giving the protein MIAAPELQTEFHYPQDTDTRFSSDTDFDDPDGRIATQGKGKAKKGKKGPGEKGRGGAVGKGGLGRMNGHHQENGMESMMLFEVVKLGKSAMQSVVDDWIESYKNDRDIALLDLINFFIQCSGCKGVVSSDMFRHMQNSEIIRKMTEEFDEDSGDYPLTMSGPQWKKFKASFCEFIGVLVRQCQYSIIYDEYMMDTVISLLTGLSDSQVRAFRHTSTLAAMKLMTALVNVALNLSINMDNTQRQYEAERNKMIGKRANERLELLLQKRKELQENQDEIENMMNAIFKGVFVHRYRDAIAEIRAICIEEIGVWMKMYSDAFLNDSYLKYVGWTMHDKQGEVRLKCLTALQGLYYNRELNSKLELFTSRFKDRIVSMTLDKEYDVAVQAIKLLTLVLHSSDEVLTPEDCESVYHLVYSAHRPVAIAAGEFLFKKLFSHRDPEDDSMPKRRGRQSLNATLLKTTVFFFLESELHEHAAYLVDSMWECAADLLKDWECMISLLLDETLPGEEALTDRQETALIEILLCTIRQAAECHPPVGRGTGKRVLTAKEKKTQLDDRTRMTELFAVALPPLLAKYSVDAEKVTNLLQLPQFFDLEIYTTGRLEKHLESLLRQIREIVEKHTDTDVLEVCSKTFHSLCNEEYTIFNRVDIARSQLLDEQVDKFSRLLEDFLQEGEDLDDDDAYQVLSTLKRITAFHNAHDLSKWDLFTSNYKLLNSGIENGDMPEQIVIHALQCTHYVILWHLAKVSDGPSKKEDMVTLRKQMRAFCLMCQRYLTNVNTAVKEQAFTILCDVMMIFSHQIMSGGREMLEPLVYSPDSSLQSELLSFILDHVFIDQDDDSSTDGQQDDEAGKIEALHKRRNLLAAYCKLIIYNVVEMNTGADIFKQYMRYYNDYGDIIKETMSKTRQIDKIQCAKTLILSLQQLFHEMVSDLGLNFDRSSSSFCGIKELARRFSLTFGLDQVKTREAIAMLHKDGIEFAFKEPSPQGEGNPPAHLAFLDILSEFSSKLMRQDKRTVHTYLERFMTFQMTLQREDCWLPLISYRNSLQAGGDDDTMSVVSGISSRGSSIRSKKAKPATGKRKLAEEESSSSSSDMWLNREQTMQTPVMMPSPHLTSTAMRDPKRMRPEDSYMGVYGMAPDQSQQPPTPQPQPPPQQQQPPTPQQHPHPQTPQPQHHHQSPMDYNTQVSWMLAQRQQEEVRQQQERAMNYAKLRSNLQHAIRRNTGLMEDDEEPIVEDVMMSSEGRIEDLNEGMDFDTMDIDLPPSKNRRERSELKPDFFDPASIMDESVLGVSMF; this is encoded by the exons GCCAAGAAGGGCAAGAAAGGCCCGGGTGAGAAGGGCAGAGGTGGAGCGGTGGGCAAGGGAGGACTCGGCCGCATGAATGGACACCACCAGGAGAACGGCATGGAGAGCATGATGCTGTTTGAGGTGGTCAAGCTGGGCAAGAGTGCCATGCAg TCTGTTGTTGATGACTGGATCGAGTCATACAAGAACGACCGGGACATCGCACTCCTGGACTTGATCAACTTCTTCATACAGTGCTCAGGATGTAAAG GAGTGGTCAGCAGTGACATGTTCCGGCATATGCAGAACTCTGAGATCATCCGCAAGATGACGGAAGAGTTTGATGAG GACAGTGGCGACTACCCTTTAACCATGTCGGGGCCGCAGTGGAAGAAATTCAAGGCCAGCTTTTGCGAGTTCATCGGCGTGCTCGTGCGGCAGTGTCAGTACAGCATCATCTACGACGAGTACATGATGGACACGGTCATCTCGCTGCTCACCGGCCTCTCCGACTCACAGGTCCGCGCCTTCAGGCACACCAGCACGCTCGCAG CCATGAAGCTGATGACAGCCTTAGTGAATGTGGCGCTGAACCTCAGCATCAACATGGACAACACGCAGCGCCAATACGAAGCCGAGCGCAACAAGATGATCGGCAAGCGCGCCAACGAGCGGCTGGAGCTGTTGCTGCAGAAGCGCAAGGAG CTTCAAGAAAATCAGGATGAAATTGAAAACATGATGAATGCAATTTTCAAAGGTGTCTTCGTCCACCGATACAG AGACGCGATCGCTGAGATCCGTGCCATCTGCATCGAGGAGATCGGTGTGTGGATGAAAATGTACAGTGACGCCTTCCTAAACGACAGCTACCTGAAGTACGTGGGTTGGACCATGCACGACAAG CAAGGTGAGGTGCGACTGAAGTGCCTCACAGCTCTGCAGGGTCTTTACTACAACCGCGAGCTCAACAGCAAGCTGGAGCTTTTCACCAGCCGCTTCAAG GACCGGATTGTATCAATGACGTTGGACAAGGAGTACGACGTCGCCGTGCAAGCAATAAAACTGCTCACtcttgtgttaca TAGCAGTGATGAGGTCTTGACCCCCGAGGACTGCGAGAGCGTCTATCACCTGGTCTACTCCGCTCACCGGCCGGTTGCCATTGCAGCTGGAGAATTCCTCTTTAAAAA ACTCTTCAGTCACCGGGACCCTGAGGACGATAGCATGCCCAAGAGGCGAGGCCGCCAGAGCCTGAACGCCACTCTCCTCAAAACCACCGTCTTCTTCTTCCTGGAGAGCGAG CTCCACGAGCATGCGGCCTACCTGGTGGACAGCATGTGGGAATGTGCCGCTGACCTGCTGAAGGACTGGGAGTGCATGATCAGCCTGCTGCTGGACGAGACCTTACCAGGGGAGGAAG CTCTGACGGACAGGCAGGAAACGGCCCTGATTGAGATCCTGCTGTGCACCATACGCCAGGCTGCCGAGTGCCACCCGCCTGTTGGTCGTGGCACAGGAAAGAGG GTGCTGACagcgaaggaaaaaaaaacacagctggACGACAGGACGAGAATGACCGAGCTCTTTGCCGTCGCCCTGCCTCCTTTGCTGGCTAAG TACTCCGTGGATGCAGAGAAGGTGACCAACCTGTTGCAGTTACCGCAGTTCTTCGACCTGGAGATCTACACCACGGGGAGGCTGGAGAAG CATCTGGAATCGTTGCTGAGACAAATCAGGGAGATCGTGGAGAAGCACACGGACACGGACGTCCTGGAGGTCTGCTCCAAGACCTTCCACTCGCTGTGCAACGAGGAGTACACCATCTTCAACCGCGTGGACATCGCCCGCAGCCAGCTCCTGGACGAGCAGGTGGACAAGTTCAGCCGGCTGCTGGAGGACTTCCTGCAGGAG GGGGAAGACCTCGATGACGATGACGCGTACCAGGTGTTGTCCACACTCAAGAGGATCACGGCTTTCCACAA TGCCCATGACCTCTCCAAATGGGACCTGTTCACCAGCAACTACAAGTTACTGAACTCTGGCATAGAGAATGGGGATATGCCTGAACAG ATTGTGATTCATGCGCTCCAGTGCACCCACTATGTCATCCTGTGGCACTTAGCCAAGGTGTCGGATGGCCCCTCCAAAAAG GAGGACATGGTGACCCTGAGGAAGCAGATGAGGGCCTTCTGCCTGATGTGTCAGCGCTATCTGACCAATGTCAACACTGCCGTCAAGGAACAG GCCTTCACCATCTTATGCGACGTGATGATGATCTTCAGTCATCAGATCATGTCTGGTGGTCGCGAGATGCTGGAGCCTCTGGTCTACAGTCCAGACTCCTCCCTCCAGTCGGAGCTGCTCAGCTTCATACTGGACCACGTCTTCATCGACCAAGACGATGACTCCAGCACCG ATGGACAACAAGATGACGAAGCTGGGAAGATCGAGGCCCTGCACAAGAGGAGGAACCTCCTGGCCGCCTACTGCAAGCTCATCATCTACAACGTTGTCGAGATGAACACTGGAGCCGATATATTCAAGCAGTACATGAGG tattatAACGACTATGGAGATATCATCAAGGAGACCATGAGCAAGACGAGACAGATTGACAAGATCCAGTGCGCAAAAACACTAATCTTGAGCTTGCAGCAG cTGTTCCATGAGATGGTGTCGGATCTGGGCCTCAACTTTGACCGCTCGTCCTCGTCCTTCTGCGGGATCAAAGAGCTGGCGCGGCGCTTCTCGCTCACGTTCGGCCTGGACCAGGTCAAGACCAGAGAGGCCATCGCCATGCTGCACAA gGACGGCATAGAATTTGCCTTCAAGGAGCCCAGTCCGCAGGGGGAGGGCAACCCACCGGCCCACCTGGCCTTCCTGGACATACTCAGCGAGTTCTCTTCCAAGCTCATGAGACAGGACAAAAGGACTGT TCACACGTACCTGGAGCGGTTCATGACGTTCCAGATGACCCTGCAGAGGGAGGACTGCTGGCTGCCGCTCATCTCCTACAGGAACTCGCTGCAGGCGGGCGGAGACGACGACACCATGTCGGTGGTCAGCGGCATCAGCAGCCGCGGCTCCTCCATCAGGAGCAAGAAGGCCAAACCCGCCACGGGCAAGAGGAAACTGGCCGAAG aggagagcagcagcagtagcagcgaCATGTGGCTGAACCGCGAGCAGACTATGCAGACGCCCGTCATGATGCCCTCGCCGCACCTCACCTCCACGGCCATGCGCGACCCCAAGCGCATGCGGCCCGAGGACAGCTACATGGGCGTGTACGGCATGGCGCCCGACCAGTCGCAGCAGCCGCCCACCCCGCAGCCCCAGCCGcctccgcagcagcagcagccccccaCACCCCAGCAGCACCCCCACCCGCAGACCCCTCAGccgcagcaccaccaccagtccCCCATGGACTACAA CACCCAGGTGTCCTGGATGTTGGCTCAGcggcagcaggaggaggtgcggcagcagcaggagcgCGCCATGAACTACGCCAAGCTCAGGAGCAACCTGCAGCATGCCAt TCGCAGAAACACAGGTCTCATGGAGGATGATGAAGAGCCAATCGTAGAGGACGTGATGATGTCATCGGAAGGTCGTATCGAGGACCTCAACGAGGGCATGGACTTTGACACCATGGATATTGATCTG CCGCCATCGAAAAATCGCCGGGAGAGGTCAGAGCTGAAACCCGACTTCTTTGACCCGGCATCGATCATGGACGAGTCT GTCCTTGGAGTTTCCATGTTTTAA